Within the Leptospira stimsonii genome, the region TTTGAATTAAAAACACACAAACGGCTCATCGATATCCTGGATACCAATGAAGACACTGTAGAAGCTCTGATGAAACTTCAGCTTCCTGCAGGGGTATCTGTAGATATCAAATCCTGAAGGTAAGAAAACGATGGCAAAGGGATTAATCGGCAAAAAAGTTGGAATGTCTCAGATCTTTGACGAGCAGGGGAATATGATTCCTGTAACTGTTTTGGAAGTCGGCCCTTGCGCCGTTTCTCAAGTCAAGTCTGTTGAAAATGACGGATACGAAGCGATCCAGTTGGCGTTTCAAGATACAAAAGAATTTCACCTCTCCAAAGCAGAGAAGAGCCACCTTGCAAAAGCGGGACTCGGACCAAAGAGAGTTTTGAGAGAATTTCGTAGTTTCGGAGATTCTCCTACGGCAGGTTCCGTTCTGAAAATTCAGGATGTTTTTGCCGTTTCTGACGTGGTAAAAGTTACCGGGGTCAGCAAAGGAAGAGGATTTCAAGGGGTTGTAAAACGCCATGGACACGCCGGCGGACCGGGTGGACACGGATCTCGTTTTCACAGACATCCTGGATCTATGGGCGCGAACTCAACTCCTTCTCGGGTTTTCAAAGGCGTTAAGCTTCCCGGAAGAACTGGTTCCCTCCAAACTACAGTCCGGAATTTGAAAGTAGTCCGGATCAATGAAGAAAAGAATCTTGTGTTCGTGAGCGGGGCGGTACCCGGCACTGCAAACACAGTAATTACGATCGAGAAGATTTAAAATCCGGGTTAGATATGAAAGCACAGAAGTATTCTAAAGAAGGAAAACTGATTTCAGAAATCGAACTTCCTTCCGCACTCTTTGAAAGCAAGCTTAGCGTCGCTTCGATCTACGAAGCGATTAAGGCTGAGAATGCAAATATGCGTTCTGGAAACCACGCTACAAAAACCAGATCGGAAGTCCGCGGTGGTGGTAAAAAACCATGGGCTCAAAAAGGAACTGGTCGTGCGAGACAGGGTTCCACACGCGCTCCACATTGGGTTGGAGGGGGAACGGTTCACGGTCCTCAAAAAAGAGACTATTCTTATAAAGTTTCTTCCAAACTCAAACACAGAGCTGTGCTTTCGATTCTGAATAAAAAAGCGCAAGCTTCCGCAGTGAAAGTGATCGAAGATCTCGATCCGAAAGAATACAGCACGAAGTCCTTTGATTCCTTATTCAAAAATATGAATCTCAGAAACACCGGTGTTGTTGGATTACTGGTTCAAGGTGAGAGCGATTTCGTTAAAAAATCCGTTCGTAACATTCCGACCGTAAAATATATCAATTCAAAAAGAATCTCCTGCAGAGACATTCTGTATAACCGCAATTTGGTGATCACAGAAGCCGCTCTGAAAGAGATGCTCACACAGTACGGAGCACAGAAATGAATCTCCAAGACGTAATTCTAACTCCAGTGGTCACTGAGAAATCTCAGGATCTGGAATCGATCGGAGCAAATAGCAAAAAGGGAACGAGAATGGTGAAATACACCGTGAAAGTTCACATCGATGCAAACAAGACTCTGATCAAAGAAGCATTCAAAAAGATTTTTAAAGTAACCCCTTCCGCGGTAAACGTTCAAGTTTACAGAGGGAAGATCAAACGTTTTAGAAACATGCCGGCGCCTCGCCCACACTGGAAAAAAGCTGTAGTAACTTTCCGTGACGGCGCAAGCATCGATTTCGCAAAGGAAGCATAAGAAATGGGAATTAAAAAGTTTAAACCCGTAACTTCCGCAAGTCGTTATAAATCCGTATTGGATTTCAAAGAGATTACGGAAACAGAACCGTATAAACCTCTTACTCTCACTCTTTCCTACAAAGCGGGAAGAGGAGACGGCGGAAAAATTTCCGTTCGTCATAGAGGTGGTCGTGTAAAAAGAAAATATCGTATCATCGATTTCAAACGCAGAAAAACAAACGTTCCTGCGGTTGTAAAAACTCTGGAATACGATCCGAATCGTTCCGCGTTCATTTCTTTGGTTTGTTATAAGGACGGAGAATATGCGTATATTCTTGCTCCGGACGGAATCAAAGTAGGGGACGTAGTTCAGTCCGGCGCGAGCGGAGTGGAAATTAAAATCGGAAACGCAATGCCGATCGGAAAAATTCCTCCAGGCACAAACGTGCATAACGTGGAACTTCAAAT harbors:
- the rplC gene encoding 50S ribosomal protein L3; the protein is MAKGLIGKKVGMSQIFDEQGNMIPVTVLEVGPCAVSQVKSVENDGYEAIQLAFQDTKEFHLSKAEKSHLAKAGLGPKRVLREFRSFGDSPTAGSVLKIQDVFAVSDVVKVTGVSKGRGFQGVVKRHGHAGGPGGHGSRFHRHPGSMGANSTPSRVFKGVKLPGRTGSLQTTVRNLKVVRINEEKNLVFVSGAVPGTANTVITIEKI
- the rplD gene encoding 50S ribosomal protein L4 encodes the protein MKAQKYSKEGKLISEIELPSALFESKLSVASIYEAIKAENANMRSGNHATKTRSEVRGGGKKPWAQKGTGRARQGSTRAPHWVGGGTVHGPQKRDYSYKVSSKLKHRAVLSILNKKAQASAVKVIEDLDPKEYSTKSFDSLFKNMNLRNTGVVGLLVQGESDFVKKSVRNIPTVKYINSKRISCRDILYNRNLVITEAALKEMLTQYGAQK
- a CDS encoding 50S ribosomal protein L23; this encodes MNLQDVILTPVVTEKSQDLESIGANSKKGTRMVKYTVKVHIDANKTLIKEAFKKIFKVTPSAVNVQVYRGKIKRFRNMPAPRPHWKKAVVTFRDGASIDFAKEA
- the rplB gene encoding 50S ribosomal protein L2; this translates as MGIKKFKPVTSASRYKSVLDFKEITETEPYKPLTLTLSYKAGRGDGGKISVRHRGGRVKRKYRIIDFKRRKTNVPAVVKTLEYDPNRSAFISLVCYKDGEYAYILAPDGIKVGDVVQSGASGVEIKIGNAMPIGKIPPGTNVHNVELQIGRGGQIARTAGSFGTIAGRDGEYILLKLPSTEVRKVHENCYATVGICSNKDHNLVSIGKAGRSRWMGIRPTVRGVVMNPVDHPHGGGEGRTSGGRHPVSPWGQPTKGYKTRRSTRPSDKFIVQKRKRNRNR